One genomic segment of Chryseobacterium phocaeense includes these proteins:
- a CDS encoding WG repeat-containing protein, whose translation MKKLVFALCSSVCMAQTNQYTKILLSKKIGKEVYSYSEGYGTTYDSKNKKQSIVDSLGNITFESPYSISHIFKNRFVLTSAQSARIQSAIIDEKGNELFPLAEQSFNTPWLSKKWIISSKTGKEALYDYNGKEIIAHAERIQFAGEDRFFVLKDKIWNLYDLNGKQISSRNFKENYHFENGRTLIVNEDQQSEIIDLNGQTLHKFSAQIYSLAAYPYLITKNKATGKYGLVDPEENILAEEIFDDAAPEYFGAKEYVYLRKKGKATIFNKKDKKLYPNNFKYLTPLFNGLFSVYHDKLKKSGVVNLQGELVVPQEYDFVQSFSISGRDFIYLKNEKEEKFLDKDLKNILESNTQVIAFYPDQLIIRKQDAYYRFSVSDGTVLPLKDIISIKKQEPDFFNIFNLYSKPVVCKNNANLYGIMDENGKEIVPFIYDDIIVFENSENEIVVRKNDKYGVVNFQNEPLKEIIYDKYYWQKEVLRLDKDKKQEILYFTRFKNRGSLL comes from the coding sequence TTGAAAAAGTTAGTTTTCGCACTGTGTTCATCAGTGTGTATGGCCCAGACCAACCAGTATACCAAAATTCTTTTATCAAAAAAGATTGGGAAAGAAGTATATTCCTATTCTGAAGGATATGGAACAACTTATGATTCAAAAAATAAAAAACAAAGTATTGTAGATTCATTGGGGAATATCACTTTTGAATCTCCCTACAGCATTTCACATATCTTTAAAAACAGATTTGTTCTTACTTCCGCTCAATCTGCCAGAATTCAATCTGCTATTATTGACGAAAAAGGGAACGAGCTGTTTCCTCTGGCTGAACAAAGCTTTAATACTCCATGGCTGAGCAAAAAGTGGATCATTTCTTCAAAAACAGGAAAAGAAGCACTTTACGATTATAATGGGAAAGAAATTATTGCTCATGCAGAGCGTATCCAGTTTGCAGGAGAAGACCGTTTTTTTGTTCTGAAGGACAAAATCTGGAATTTATATGATCTTAATGGAAAACAGATCAGCAGCAGAAATTTTAAAGAGAATTATCACTTCGAAAACGGCAGGACTTTAATCGTTAATGAAGATCAGCAAAGCGAAATTATTGACCTGAATGGCCAAACCTTACACAAATTTTCAGCACAGATCTATAGTCTGGCTGCTTATCCCTATCTGATAACTAAAAATAAAGCAACCGGAAAATACGGGCTTGTAGATCCTGAGGAAAATATCCTTGCTGAAGAGATTTTTGATGATGCCGCACCGGAATATTTTGGAGCTAAAGAATATGTTTATCTCAGAAAAAAAGGAAAGGCAACAATTTTTAATAAGAAGGATAAAAAGCTTTATCCGAATAATTTCAAATACTTAACTCCTCTATTCAATGGTCTTTTCAGTGTTTATCATGATAAATTAAAGAAAAGCGGTGTTGTGAATCTTCAGGGTGAACTTGTTGTTCCCCAGGAGTATGATTTTGTACAAAGTTTCAGTATTTCCGGAAGAGATTTTATCTACCTAAAAAATGAAAAAGAAGAAAAATTCCTGGATAAAGACCTGAAGAATATTCTGGAAAGCAATACACAGGTGATTGCTTTCTATCCCGATCAGCTGATCATCAGAAAACAGGATGCTTACTACAGGTTTTCAGTGTCAGATGGGACTGTATTACCGTTAAAGGATATTATTTCCATCAAAAAGCAGGAACCGGATTTCTTTAATATATTCAACCTGTATTCTAAACCGGTAGTCTGTAAAAACAATGCCAATCTGTACGGGATAATGGATGAAAACGGTAAAGAAATCGTTCCGTTTATCTACGATGATATTATTGTTTTTGAAAATTCGGAGAATGAAATTGTAGTCAGGAAAAATGATAAATATGGAGTTGTAAATTTTCAGAACGAGCCTTTGAAGGAGATTATATACGACAAATATTACTGGCAGAAGGAAGTTTTGAGGCTGGATAAAGACAAAAAACAGGAGATCCTGTATTTCACAAGATTTAAGAATAGAGGCTCACTGTTATGA
- a CDS encoding GMP reductase, producing MRIEYDIKLGFKDVMFRPKRSTLKSRSDVNLEREFTFRHTKKKWSGVPLIAANMDTVGTFEMAVELAKDKIITAVHKHYTPDEWTRFLESQPESIYQYIALSTGTGQADEEKLKTILEKHPKIEFLCIDVANGYSEHFVGFVKKARANFPDKIIMAGNVVTGEMVEELLLVGADIIKVGIGPGSVCTTRVKTGVGYPQLSAIIECSDAAHGLGGHIIADGGCKVPGDVAKAFGGGADFVMLGGMFAGHDESGGEIIEENGKKYRLFYGMSSKTAMDKHSGGVAEYRASEGKTVKADYKGPVSETVKDILGGVRSTCTYVGASKLKELSKRTTFIRVQEQENQIFTD from the coding sequence ATGAGAATAGAATATGATATAAAGCTTGGATTCAAGGATGTAATGTTCCGTCCCAAACGTTCCACATTAAAATCCCGCTCAGACGTAAATCTTGAAAGAGAATTCACTTTCAGACATACTAAAAAGAAATGGAGCGGTGTTCCCCTGATTGCGGCCAATATGGACACGGTAGGAACTTTTGAAATGGCCGTAGAGCTGGCCAAAGACAAAATTATTACAGCCGTTCATAAACATTATACCCCGGATGAATGGACCCGGTTTCTGGAAAGTCAGCCGGAAAGTATTTACCAATATATCGCCTTAAGTACCGGTACCGGACAGGCAGACGAAGAAAAACTTAAAACGATCCTCGAAAAGCACCCAAAAATCGAGTTTCTCTGCATTGATGTAGCGAATGGTTATTCTGAGCATTTTGTAGGATTTGTGAAGAAGGCAAGGGCTAATTTTCCTGATAAGATCATTATGGCAGGAAACGTAGTGACCGGAGAAATGGTGGAAGAACTTCTTCTGGTGGGCGCAGATATCATTAAGGTAGGCATCGGCCCCGGTTCTGTATGTACAACCCGCGTAAAAACAGGGGTTGGTTATCCTCAGCTTTCTGCCATTATCGAATGTTCTGATGCGGCCCACGGGCTTGGTGGCCATATTATTGCTGACGGAGGCTGTAAAGTTCCCGGAGATGTAGCCAAAGCTTTTGGTGGAGGTGCAGACTTCGTAATGCTGGGTGGCATGTTTGCCGGGCATGATGAAAGCGGCGGAGAAATCATTGAAGAAAACGGAAAGAAATACCGCCTGTTTTATGGAATGAGTTCCAAAACTGCAATGGACAAGCATTCCGGAGGGGTTGCTGAGTACCGTGCCTCAGAAGGAAAAACAGTAAAGGCAGATTATAAAGGTCCTGTTTCGGAAACGGTAAAAGATATTTTGGGCGGTGTTCGGTCTACCTGTACCTATGTGGGCGCTTCCAAGCTGAAAGAACTGTCCAAAAGGACTACTTTTATCAGGGTTCAGGAGCAGGAAAACCAGATCTTTACAGATTAA
- a CDS encoding GNAT family N-acetyltransferase has product MYEKLNNPVYHSLNEYHKKFCFNFGDTKFYNPEVASFGGAAVVSKEQEINEYAKICNDFLIFGAKPDFKNSKTDLSQLVCDQYVLENPIQIDITEEIIELKEENHEELLAFVMKFYPYYFKARTPELGRYFGIFKDGKLAAVTGERMQMNDMTEVSAVITDTDHLGKGLAKQLVAFVSGKIFEDGKTPFLHVAESNTGAKILYEKLGFRHRGIINLWGVKR; this is encoded by the coding sequence ATGTACGAAAAGCTGAACAATCCTGTTTATCATTCGCTTAATGAATACCATAAAAAGTTCTGCTTCAATTTTGGAGATACGAAATTCTACAATCCTGAAGTAGCTTCTTTTGGTGGAGCTGCTGTGGTTTCCAAAGAACAGGAGATCAATGAGTATGCAAAGATCTGCAATGATTTTCTGATTTTTGGCGCGAAGCCCGATTTCAAGAATTCAAAGACAGATTTGTCACAGCTTGTGTGTGATCAGTACGTTCTTGAAAATCCCATTCAGATTGATATAACAGAAGAAATTATTGAGCTGAAAGAAGAGAATCATGAAGAGCTTCTGGCGTTCGTGATGAAATTCTATCCTTATTATTTTAAAGCCAGAACTCCGGAACTGGGCCGTTATTTCGGGATTTTTAAAGACGGAAAACTCGCTGCCGTTACCGGTGAAAGAATGCAGATGAATGACATGACGGAAGTAAGTGCGGTGATTACAGATACGGATCATCTTGGAAAAGGACTGGCCAAACAGCTGGTGGCTTTTGTCTCCGGGAAAATTTTTGAGGATGGAAAAACACCATTCCTTCATGTGGCGGAAAGCAATACCGGTGCTAAAATACTGTATGAAAAGCTTGGCTTTAGGCATAGAGGAATAATAAACTTATGGGGCGTGAAAAGATAA
- a CDS encoding bifunctional UDP-N-acetylmuramoyl-tripeptide:D-alanyl-D-alanine ligase/alanine racemase — MNYTVQQIAEITGAKIMGDNDLLIRNIAFDSRIIYSTKNTAFIAINTHKNSGEKFIESAVDRGISVIISEHKHAQFEHVTWIIVENSVEFLQKLAKYHFENSHLNSIGITGSNGKTILKEWLYQCLWNEFPTVKSPKSFNSQIGLPLSLLQINNSHELGIFEVGISQPDEMEKLEHMFHPRIGLLTHIGNAHAANFESEEALIDEKIKLFKHSETIIYNGDNALVDKKIGELYSGKKLISYGFKKTNQVFIKENISRDENITVVYFDEEISFPVHQRDEATLTNALALITVLKKLNIDNQKIIEKINSLKAVEMRLEAIEGIKNNIIINDSFNLDLDSLKTALQFLNEYKKSKKSLVLTDIVGVNTNSQELYEEVSELVNDQKFDSVFLIGDEISKFSELFKAKTSTFVSTQELIESKHITELENQIILLKGARKFEIERLKDILELRKHDTVLEVNLNAILHNIDYHKSLLKPETKMMAMVKANAYGLGSYEVSEFLQHHHIDYLGVAYADEGVELRKKGITTPIVVMNPEQHSYETIIEYNLEPEIYSFRVLDLFYEALQKSGNDKKYPIHIKLETGMHRLGFKDFELDQLSETLSVKNLKVQSLFSHLSSSDVPEEREFTMKQLEIFEKNSGYLIEKLGYTPLRHILNSSGITSYTAHQYDMVRIGIGMLGESPNSEIQKQLQSVVSFKTVISQISTVATGESVGYSRKYKPDHAAKIATIPVGYADGIPRLIGNQVGNVGINKTLAPIVGNICMDMMMINVDQIPNVKEGDTVTVFNAKPSLKEFADYCKTITYEVLTSISPRVKRIYIKD; from the coding sequence ATGAATTATACAGTACAACAAATTGCAGAGATCACCGGTGCAAAAATCATGGGTGACAATGATCTGTTGATCAGAAATATAGCGTTTGATAGCAGAATTATTTATTCAACGAAAAATACGGCATTTATAGCGATCAATACGCATAAGAATTCCGGTGAAAAATTCATTGAATCTGCAGTGGACCGCGGTATCAGCGTGATCATTTCGGAACACAAGCATGCGCAGTTTGAGCATGTAACCTGGATCATCGTTGAAAATTCTGTTGAATTTCTTCAGAAACTGGCGAAATATCATTTCGAAAATTCTCACCTTAACTCTATCGGAATTACGGGAAGCAACGGAAAAACCATTTTAAAGGAATGGCTGTATCAGTGCCTGTGGAACGAATTTCCGACTGTAAAAAGTCCCAAGAGCTTTAATTCCCAAATAGGCCTTCCCCTTTCTCTGCTCCAGATCAACAACTCCCATGAGCTTGGAATTTTCGAAGTAGGAATTTCACAGCCGGACGAAATGGAGAAACTGGAACATATGTTCCATCCCCGGATCGGTCTGCTGACCCACATCGGGAACGCCCACGCGGCAAATTTTGAATCTGAAGAAGCATTGATCGACGAAAAAATAAAACTTTTTAAGCATTCTGAAACCATTATTTACAATGGTGACAATGCTTTGGTTGATAAAAAGATAGGTGAACTCTATTCAGGTAAAAAATTAATTTCCTACGGTTTTAAAAAGACAAACCAGGTCTTCATCAAAGAAAATATTTCCAGGGATGAAAACATCACGGTTGTTTATTTTGATGAAGAAATTTCTTTTCCTGTTCACCAGAGGGATGAAGCTACATTAACCAATGCTCTGGCATTGATCACAGTCCTGAAGAAACTGAATATTGACAATCAGAAGATCATCGAAAAGATCAATTCCCTGAAAGCTGTGGAAATGCGGCTGGAAGCCATTGAAGGAATAAAAAATAATATCATCATCAATGATTCCTTTAATCTGGATCTTGATTCTCTTAAAACTGCCCTGCAGTTCCTGAATGAATATAAGAAATCTAAAAAGTCCCTAGTATTAACCGATATCGTTGGGGTGAATACCAATTCGCAGGAGCTTTACGAAGAAGTTTCCGAGTTGGTGAATGACCAGAAATTTGATTCTGTATTCCTGATCGGTGATGAAATATCAAAATTCAGTGAATTATTTAAAGCTAAAACCTCTACTTTCGTCAGCACTCAGGAATTAATTGAAAGCAAGCATATTACGGAACTGGAAAACCAGATTATCCTGCTCAAGGGAGCCAGGAAATTTGAGATTGAAAGGCTTAAAGATATTCTTGAGCTCAGAAAGCATGATACGGTTCTGGAAGTGAATCTGAATGCCATACTTCACAATATCGACTATCATAAATCTCTGCTTAAACCGGAAACGAAAATGATGGCCATGGTGAAAGCAAACGCTTATGGACTAGGCAGTTACGAAGTTTCCGAATTCTTACAGCATCATCATATTGATTATCTGGGAGTTGCCTATGCAGATGAGGGTGTAGAACTAAGAAAAAAAGGAATCACTACACCTATTGTTGTGATGAATCCTGAGCAACACAGCTACGAAACGATTATAGAATACAATCTGGAGCCTGAGATTTACAGTTTCAGGGTTTTGGACTTATTTTATGAGGCATTGCAGAAATCCGGAAATGACAAAAAATATCCTATCCACATTAAGCTTGAGACCGGCATGCACCGTCTTGGTTTTAAGGATTTTGAACTGGATCAGCTCAGCGAAACATTAAGCGTGAAAAATTTAAAGGTTCAGAGCCTGTTCAGCCATCTATCTTCTTCTGACGTACCTGAAGAAAGAGAATTTACAATGAAACAGCTTGAAATTTTTGAAAAAAATTCTGGTTATCTGATTGAAAAACTAGGTTACACTCCCCTGCGTCATATTCTTAATTCTTCCGGAATTACAAGCTATACCGCACATCAGTATGATATGGTAAGAATCGGGATCGGAATGCTTGGAGAATCACCAAACAGTGAAATACAGAAACAATTACAGTCTGTAGTCAGTTTTAAAACCGTAATTTCACAGATCTCAACGGTGGCTACCGGGGAATCCGTAGGCTACAGCAGAAAATATAAACCGGATCATGCTGCCAAAATAGCTACCATCCCGGTTGGTTATGCGGACGGCATTCCAAGACTGATCGGGAATCAGGTGGGAAATGTAGGCATTAACAAAACATTAGCACCCATTGTAGGAAATATCTGTATGGATATGATGATGATCAATGTAGACCAGATCCCGAATGTAAAGGAAGGTGATACCGTCACCGTTTTTAATGCCAAACCAAGTTTAAAAGAATTCGCAGACTACTGCAAAACAATAACCTATGAAGTGTTAACCTCCATTTCGCCCCGGGTGAAACGGATTTATATAAAAGACTAG
- the surE gene encoding 5'/3'-nucleotidase SurE, with product MERPLILVTNDDGITAPGVRNLIQFMNEIGEVVVVAPNSPQSGKGHAITINSTLSYEEVTLDGPQTDFSCSGTPVDCVKMALDKILTRRPDIVVSGINHGANSSINVIYSGTMSAAVEAGVEGIPAIGFSLLDFSWEADFTQAKEHIQNIVRRTLENPMPKGIVLNVNIPKLTAGEIKGIKVCKQANAKWEESFDERVNPHGKKYYWLTGYFNNMDESEDADETALANGYISIVPVKFDLTAYEYMKTLEEVMNFD from the coding sequence ATGGAAAGACCGCTTATTCTGGTAACGAATGATGATGGAATCACTGCCCCTGGTGTCAGAAATCTTATACAATTTATGAACGAAATCGGAGAAGTTGTTGTGGTAGCACCCAACTCTCCTCAAAGTGGAAAAGGCCACGCTATTACAATCAATTCTACCTTAAGCTACGAAGAAGTAACCCTGGATGGTCCGCAGACTGATTTTTCATGCAGCGGAACCCCTGTAGATTGTGTAAAAATGGCCCTCGACAAAATCCTGACCAGAAGGCCGGATATTGTGGTTTCCGGGATCAATCATGGAGCCAATTCTTCTATCAATGTGATCTATTCGGGAACGATGTCTGCCGCAGTAGAAGCGGGTGTGGAAGGAATCCCTGCGATTGGTTTTTCCCTTCTTGATTTCAGCTGGGAAGCAGATTTTACACAGGCCAAAGAACACATCCAGAATATTGTAAGAAGGACATTGGAAAATCCTATGCCTAAAGGAATTGTATTGAACGTAAATATTCCTAAGCTTACCGCTGGAGAAATCAAAGGAATCAAAGTCTGCAAACAGGCCAATGCCAAATGGGAAGAAAGCTTTGATGAAAGAGTAAATCCTCATGGAAAAAAATACTACTGGCTGACCGGATATTTCAACAATATGGATGAATCCGAAGATGCTGATGAAACGGCTCTTGCTAACGGATACATTTCTATTGTTCCGGTAAAGTTCGACCTTACGGCTTACGAATACATGAAAACTCTTGAGGAAGTAATGAATTTTGACTGA
- the fabG gene encoding 3-oxoacyl-[acyl-carrier-protein] reductase, whose protein sequence is MKLLEGKVALITGATRGIGKKIAEMYAEQGAKVAFTYAGSVEKAQALEAALSSVTQIKGYQSDASDYNAAQKLIDDVMAEFGQIDILINNAGITRDNLLLRMTKEDWDKVMRINLDSVFNLTKAVIKPMMKAKSGSIINMTSVVGVSGNPGQSNYAASKAGVIGFTKSIALELGSRNIRCNAIAPGFTETEMTADLDEKTLQAWRDRIPMKRAGQTSDVANACIFLGSEMASYITGQTLHVDGGMLT, encoded by the coding sequence ATGAAACTATTAGAAGGAAAAGTAGCACTAATTACCGGAGCTACAAGAGGAATCGGAAAGAAGATCGCTGAAATGTACGCTGAACAGGGTGCAAAAGTAGCATTCACTTATGCCGGCTCTGTAGAAAAAGCTCAGGCATTGGAAGCGGCTTTAAGTTCTGTAACCCAGATCAAGGGATATCAGTCTGACGCATCAGATTATAATGCAGCTCAAAAATTAATAGATGATGTAATGGCAGAGTTCGGGCAAATTGATATTCTGATCAACAATGCAGGAATCACAAGAGATAACCTATTGTTGAGAATGACTAAAGAAGACTGGGACAAAGTAATGAGAATCAACCTGGATTCCGTATTTAACCTTACAAAAGCGGTGATCAAGCCGATGATGAAAGCTAAATCAGGATCTATTATCAATATGACTTCCGTAGTAGGAGTCAGCGGAAACCCTGGACAGTCCAATTATGCAGCTTCTAAAGCGGGAGTAATCGGATTTACAAAATCTATCGCACTGGAACTGGGATCAAGAAACATCAGATGCAACGCCATTGCTCCTGGCTTCACAGAAACTGAAATGACAGCCGATCTGGATGAGAAAACACTTCAGGCGTGGAGAGACAGAATTCCTATGAAGAGAGCAGGGCAGACCAGCGACGTGGCCAACGCCTGCATATTCTTAGGAAGCGAAATGGCTTCTTACATTACAGGACAAACTCTGCACGTAGACGGCGGAATGCTGACCTAA
- a CDS encoding MBL fold metallo-hydrolase yields MKKLKRILKRITVGVLCIITVLATATYFYMKQPQFGALPEGERLELIKNSPHYKDGKFRNLVEKPTISEGYSITGEIWEVLTKKFPRTEPVDALPSIKTDLKALPRNRNVMVWFGHSSFFLQVDGIRILVDPVFSGRISPLPGKPSAYKGSDIYSVADIPEIDYVLLSHDHYDHLDYETAKALQPKVKYVVCGLGAGAHYERWGYTAKQIIEKDWGEHVDVKPGFTIFTENTHHDGGRGFKSSQALWLSFYIQSPDMNIYYSGDGGYSSRFKDIAAKHPRIDWAVMECGQYNKAWQSVHELPQEVALATTELKAKNLIPVHHSKFTLAKHPWDEPLKEITKYSRDKKYRLATPMIGEVVNLDDSAQVFRQWWKNVK; encoded by the coding sequence ATGAAAAAATTGAAAAGAATACTCAAAAGAATAACCGTTGGTGTTCTTTGTATCATCACAGTACTGGCAACGGCGACTTATTTTTATATGAAGCAACCTCAGTTTGGAGCTTTGCCGGAAGGAGAAAGACTCGAACTCATAAAAAATTCTCCCCATTATAAAGACGGCAAATTCCGAAACCTTGTAGAAAAACCAACGATATCGGAAGGCTATAGCATCACAGGAGAAATCTGGGAAGTGCTTACCAAAAAATTCCCTCGTACAGAACCGGTAGACGCACTGCCTTCAATAAAAACCGATCTTAAAGCTCTTCCCCGGAACAGAAATGTGATGGTTTGGTTTGGGCATTCCTCCTTCTTTTTGCAGGTGGATGGGATCCGGATTTTGGTGGATCCCGTATTCAGCGGACGAATTTCTCCGCTTCCCGGAAAACCCTCAGCATACAAAGGAAGTGACATCTATTCAGTTGCTGATATACCGGAAATAGATTATGTGCTGCTTTCCCATGACCATTATGATCATCTTGACTATGAAACCGCAAAAGCACTACAGCCAAAAGTAAAATATGTGGTTTGCGGTCTGGGCGCCGGTGCCCATTATGAAAGATGGGGCTATACTGCGAAACAGATCATTGAAAAAGACTGGGGAGAACATGTGGATGTGAAACCCGGCTTTACGATCTTCACCGAAAATACCCATCATGACGGCGGGAGAGGATTTAAAAGTTCCCAGGCGCTGTGGCTGTCATTTTACATTCAGTCACCGGATATGAATATTTATTACAGCGGAGACGGAGGTTACAGCAGCCGTTTTAAAGATATCGCGGCAAAACATCCACGCATTGACTGGGCTGTGATGGAATGTGGCCAGTATAACAAGGCATGGCAGTCTGTGCATGAGCTGCCTCAGGAGGTAGCATTGGCTACGACAGAGCTTAAAGCTAAAAACCTGATTCCGGTGCATCATTCCAAATTCACTCTTGCCAAACATCCATGGGATGAGCCTTTGAAGGAAATTACAAAATATTCACGGGATAAAAAGTACAGGCTGGCTACTCCTATGATTGGGGAAGTTGTGAACCTTGATGACAGCGCACAGGTGTTCAGACAGTGGTGGAAAAATGTTAAATAA
- the rsmI gene encoding 16S rRNA (cytidine(1402)-2'-O)-methyltransferase: MSGILYFVPTPVGNLEDMTFRAIKTLKEVDYILCEDTRTSGILLKHYEISKPLKSYHLHNEHQATEKVIADLKNGQNIAIITDAGTPGISDPGYLLAKAGADHHIEMICLPGATALIPALVVSGLPNNEFLFAGFLPQKKGRQTRLKQLAEEKKTIVLYESPHKINTTLEQIREFFGEETKASLSREISKKFEETKRGTISELIEFSKSKTLKGEIVLIVNNSI; encoded by the coding sequence TTGAGCGGAATCTTATATTTTGTTCCCACACCCGTCGGGAACTTAGAAGACATGACCTTCAGGGCAATAAAAACCCTAAAGGAAGTTGATTATATTTTATGCGAAGACACAAGGACTTCCGGAATACTTTTAAAGCATTACGAGATCTCAAAACCTTTAAAATCATATCATCTTCATAATGAACACCAGGCCACTGAAAAAGTGATCGCTGATCTTAAAAACGGGCAGAATATTGCCATCATTACAGATGCAGGAACTCCGGGAATTTCAGATCCGGGGTATCTTTTAGCAAAAGCAGGAGCAGACCATCATATTGAAATGATCTGCCTTCCGGGAGCAACAGCTCTGATTCCGGCGCTTGTGGTTTCCGGTCTTCCCAACAATGAATTCCTGTTTGCAGGCTTCCTTCCGCAGAAAAAAGGAAGACAAACCAGGCTGAAACAGCTGGCAGAAGAGAAAAAAACCATTGTTTTATACGAAAGCCCGCATAAGATCAATACCACTCTGGAGCAGATCAGGGAATTCTTCGGTGAAGAAACCAAAGCCAGCCTAAGCAGGGAAATTTCTAAAAAATTCGAAGAAACCAAACGGGGAACGATCAGTGAATTAATTGAATTTTCCAAAAGTAAAACTTTAAAAGGCGAGATTGTTCTGATCGTAAATAATTCCATTTAA
- a CDS encoding thymidine kinase yields MFLENTINHSKQSGWMEVICGSMFSGKTEELIRRLRRAEMAGQNVEIFKPRLDTRYSEEDVVSHNQNKIRSTAVDNPNEILLLASNCDVVGIDEAQFFDESIVDIANQLANSGVRVVVAGLDMDFLGRPFGPMPNLMATAEYVTKVHAICKRTGNLANYSMRISQGNNLVELGETESYEAVSRRVFIDEVLLKKKK; encoded by the coding sequence ATGTTTTTAGAAAATACAATTAATCATTCCAAACAAAGTGGTTGGATGGAAGTTATTTGTGGCTCTATGTTTTCGGGAAAAACCGAGGAACTGATCCGAAGATTGCGCAGAGCGGAAATGGCGGGACAGAACGTGGAAATTTTTAAACCGAGACTGGATACACGATATTCTGAAGAGGACGTGGTTTCTCATAATCAGAACAAAATCCGCAGTACAGCAGTAGATAATCCCAATGAAATCCTTCTGCTGGCTTCTAACTGTGATGTGGTGGGAATAGATGAAGCCCAGTTTTTTGATGAAAGCATTGTTGATATTGCCAACCAGCTCGCCAATAGCGGCGTAAGAGTGGTGGTGGCCGGTCTTGATATGGATTTTCTGGGACGTCCTTTCGGGCCCATGCCCAATCTGATGGCTACTGCAGAATACGTAACAAAAGTGCATGCTATTTGCAAGAGAACGGGTAATCTGGCCAACTACTCCATGAGAATTTCTCAGGGAAATAACCTGGTAGAGCTGGGTGAAACAGAAAGCTATGAAGCGGTAAGCCGCCGTGTTTTTATTGACGAAGTGCTTTTAAAGAAGAAAAAATAG